The segment CCCCTCCCGCCGGAGCTTCGCGAGGATCCTCCAGAAGTCGCGGCGCGAGACCGGGTCCACCCCGGTCGTCGGCTCGTCGAGGACGAGCAGGCGCGGCGTGTGGATGAGGGTGCAGGCGAGCGCGAGCTTCTGCTTCATCCCTCCGGACAGGCGGTCCGCGAGGCGCTCGCGAAACGGAGTCATGCGCAGCAGGTCGAGAAGCTCGTCCCGGCGGGCCTTCCACCCTCCCACGCCGTGCACGCGCGCGAAGAAGGCGATGTTCTCGTCGACCGAGAGGTCCCCGTAGAGGGAGAACCGCTGGGCGAGGTAACCGACCTTGCTGGACAGCTGCCGCCGCTCGCGCACCGGCTCGTGCCCGCAGGTCCGCACGGTCCCGCCGTCGATCGCGTGCAGCCCCAGGATCGCGCGCAGTGTCGAGGACTTCCCGGCGCCGTCGGGGCCGATGAGCCCGAACATCTCCCCGGGCTCGACCTCGAACGAAGCGCCGTCCACCGCGACCAGGGCCTCGAAGCGCTTCACGAGCCCCTCGACGACGATTTCGGCCGGGGCCCTCATCGGCTCCCCGCCGCCAGGCGGGCCTCCGCGGGCATTCCCGGCTTGAACAACCCGTCGGCGTTCTCGAGGGCGATCTTGACCTTGTAGACGAGCTTCTCCCGCTCCTTGCGGGTCTGCACGTTCTTCGGCGTGAACTCCGCCGTCGACGCGACGTAGGTGATCTTCCCCTCGCGCTTCGCGCCGTCGTCCGTCACGACCGAGGCGGGGTCGCCGAGCTTCACGCGCGGGAGGTCCTCGCCGCCGACGTAGACGGTGAGCCACGGCTCGCGGAGGTTCGTCAGGACGGCGATCGCCCCCCCGACCTGCAGCCACTCCCCCGGCTCGGTGAGCTTTTCGGTCACCATCGCGTCGAGGGGGCTCAGGACCGTGGCGTCGGAGATCTGGCGCTCCAGGAACGCGATCCGCGCATCGACGCCGTCGAGTTTGGCCTTCGCGGACTGGATCTCCTCGGGACGGAATCCGGACTCCGCGCGCTTGAGCGACTGCACCGCCGCGGCGAGCCGCGCCGCGAGCTGGTCCCGGCGTCCGCGTGCGTCGTCGAGGGATTTCGCCGTTCCCGAGCCGCGATCGAACAATCCCTGCATCCGGTCGAAGTCCTTCTGCGCGGCATCGAGATCCGCCGCGAGCGCGTCGCGCTGCGCGCGCAGCTCCGCCTTGTCCTCCTCGCGGTACCCCGCGCGGCGCAGGCGGTAGTCGGCCTCGGCCTGCGACCGCTCGGCGCGAAGCTGGTCGAGCTGGAGCCTCTGGTCCGAGGTTTCGATGCGGGCGAGCTCGGCGCCTTGCTTCACCACGTCGCCTTCGTCGAACGCGAGGGACTCGACGCGCCCCGCGATCTTCGTCGCGAGACGGACCTCGGTCGCCTCGACGTGCCCCGAGGCGAGGATCGGGCCGTCGGCGCTCCCGTCGTCGCAACCGGCGAGCGCGAGCGGGAACAGGGCCAGGAGGAGGGTTCTACGCATGGGACGACTCCTCGGCGGCGAGGCCGCGCAGGATGAGGGTCTCGAGATGGCGGACGTACGCATCGGGGTCGGGAGGAGGGCCGGCGTACGGCAGGCGCCCCTCCTGGAGGATGCGGTCGCGGAACGGAGCGACCAGGAAGAAGAAGATCATCGCGCCGAGGATCGACTGGTGGGTCAGCAGCGGGTCGACCGGGCGGAACTTGCCGTTGCGGACGCCGTCCGTGAGGATCTCGAAGAGCGTCCCCCAGACCACGCCGAACTTCGGGAGCAGGGTGTCGTCGAGGTGGCGGCCGTTGGAGAGGACCTCCCGAATCACCATCCTCGAGAGCGTGGGGCGATTGGTGTGCAGTTGACCGAAGATGCGGATGAACCGCCGGAGCTTCTCGTCGGCCGGAAGGACCTCCCCGCGCAGGGCGAGCACCGACTTGGCCACCGGCTCGAGGTCCCGGCGCAGCACTTCCTGGTACAGCCCGTCCTTCCCGTGGAAGTGGTAGCTGACCATGGCCTTGTTCACCCCGGCGGCGGCGCAGATGTCGTCGAGGCTCACGCCGTCGTACCCGTGCGCGGCGAAGAGGACCGCCGCGGCGTCGAGCAGGGCGTTTTGCGTCGCCTCGGGGTTTCGCTCCCCTTTGGTCCGTCCGGCGGGTTCGTTCACGGGCTCTCCTATCAACCAAACGGTTGGTTGATAACAATAACAGCGCTGTCAAGAGGGGGCTCGGAGAATGCCGACCGGCTTTTCGGTCCCTATATTCGCGACGTCATGTCCAGCCGCCCCGACCCCGCATACCAGGCCACGGCGGGGCTCGGCCCTCCCCTGCTGCCCCTGGTCGAGGGGCAGGCCGGGGTCGGTGCCGGCCCGACGCTGTTCTGCGTGAACCCCGCGACCGGGGAAGCGTTCGGCCACGTCGCCTGCGCGAACAGCGAGGAGATCGACCGCGCGGTGGAGTCGGCGGCCTTCGCCGCGAAGTTATGGCGCTCGGCCCCCTTCGAGGAACACGCGCGCGCCCTCAACCGGCTCGCGGAGCGCGTGCGCCTCGAAGCGGAGGAGATCGCGGGGCTCATCGCCCTCGAGCAGGGGAAGCCCTTCGTCGAGGCGCTGAACCTCGAGATCCTCCCCGCCCTCGATCACCTGCGGTTCCTCGCGAAACACGCGCGCGACCTGTTGCACGGCGAGCCGATCGACCCGCGCCACCCGCTGTACGCGCACAAGGACGCCTTCTACCTCTACGACCCCGTCGGCGTCGTCGCGCTCGTCACCTCCTCGCCCCTTCCCTTCGCGCAACCTCTCGTCCAGGCGGCGACCGCGCTCGTCCTGGGAAACGCCGTCGTGCTCAAGCCGAGCGAGCACACGCCGATGTGCGGCCTTCGCGTCGGACAGCTGTGCGTGGACTCGGGATTCCCCGCGGGGCTCGTCAACGTCGTGCCGGCATCCCGCGAGGACACGCTGCACCTGGTCTCCCACGAGCGCATCGACAAGGTCTTCGTCTCGGGCTCCCTCGAGGCGGGGCAGAACGTCATGGTCACCGCCGGCTGCGCCCCGCGCCCGGTGGTGCTCGCCCTGGGCGGCAAACACCCGGCGATCGTCGCCGCCGACGCCGACCTCGATCGCGCCGCGCGCGGGATCGTGTGGGGCGCCTTCGCCAACGCCGGCCAGAACTGCGGCGCCGTCGAGCGCTGCTACGTCGAGGAGGCCGTGGCCGCGCGCTTCATCGCGCGCGTCCTCGAGCTCGTCGACGCGCTTCGCATCGGCGACCCGCTCTCGAAGGAGGTCGAGATCGGGCCGATGGTGTCGGAGGATCGCCGGCAACACGTGCATGCCCACGTCGAGGACGCGGTGCGCCGCGGCGCGCGCCTGCTGCGCGGCGGGACCATGCCCGACGGGCCGGGGTTCTTCTACCCGCCGACGGTCGTGCTCGACCCTCCCGAGGACGCCCTGATCCTCAACGAGGAGACCTGCGGCCCCGCGCTCGCCGTCGTCGTCGTCCCGAACATCGAGCGCGCCCTGATGCTCGCGAACGAGAGCGAATACGCGATGACCGCGAGCGGATGGACGTCGTCGCCGGAGAACGGCGAGCGGATCGCGGCCGGCCTCGAGGCGGGTGTCGTCACGATCAACGACGTGTTGTACGCGTGGGGCGAGCCCGCGGCGTCGTGGTCGGGGTTCAAGCGCAGCGGCCTCGGTCAGGTCCACGGTCGCGCGGGGTTGCAGGAGATGGTCCGCCGCCGGTTCGTGTCGTTCGACGCGGAGCCGGGTCTCTCGCCGCTGTTCGCATTCCCCTACGACGAGCCCGCCGACCACATGGCGCGCACCGCTCTCGCCGCGATGCACGCGCCGACCAAGCGCAAGCGCTTCTTCGGGGTGCTGCGCCTGGTGCGCAACGCTCGCTTCCGCGAGCGGGTGAACTGGAAGTCGTTCCTGCTGGGGCGCAAGCGGCAGAAGTAGGGGTCGGGCGTAACCGGTTAACCAGTCTTGGGAGCGCCCTCACACCGCGAAGCCGAACCCCATCAGACTCCAGAGCACGAAGCTGAGCGTGCCGAGGTCTCGTTTCTCGCGCAGGGAGACGCAACTCACCGATGCGGCCGTGCTCGGCACCTTGCCGACCGTCAGATCCGTGAGCCCTCGGATCGCCGCCAGAACCTCCTCGCTGTCGGTGTCGGGACCCGGTGCGACCCAAACCGTGGTCGCCAGATCTTCGCGGACCAGGAATCCGGTCGCGCCATCGAAGGACTCGGGGACCGGCCCCATCCCCTTGCGCGGGGCTTGGGGGGTCTTCGGAACCCGTCGCAGTCCCCACGCGATGACCGAGGCCTCCGATGATGGGCCGCAGGAACCGCCCTGCGGTGGGATTCGTCGGTGCGCCAACCAGGCGACCAGTTTCTCGCCCGTCGCCATCGCTTCTGGAGACGTTGCAGCAATGAGCACTCCCGGTACGGGGTTCTTGAGATGAAGCGGCCGGGGTTCGTCGTCGGCATCGGTGGTCGCCTGCAAGGT is part of the Candidatus Polarisedimenticolaceae bacterium genome and harbors:
- a CDS encoding HlyD family efflux transporter periplasmic adaptor subunit translates to MRRTLLLALFPLALAGCDDGSADGPILASGHVEATEVRLATKIAGRVESLAFDEGDVVKQGAELARIETSDQRLQLDQLRAERSQAEADYRLRRAGYREEDKAELRAQRDALAADLDAAQKDFDRMQGLFDRGSGTAKSLDDARGRRDQLAARLAAAVQSLKRAESGFRPEEIQSAKAKLDGVDARIAFLERQISDATVLSPLDAMVTEKLTEPGEWLQVGGAIAVLTNLREPWLTVYVGGEDLPRVKLGDPASVVTDDGAKREGKITYVASTAEFTPKNVQTRKEREKLVYKVKIALENADGLFKPGMPAEARLAAGSR
- a CDS encoding aldehyde dehydrogenase family protein, translating into MSSRPDPAYQATAGLGPPLLPLVEGQAGVGAGPTLFCVNPATGEAFGHVACANSEEIDRAVESAAFAAKLWRSAPFEEHARALNRLAERVRLEAEEIAGLIALEQGKPFVEALNLEILPALDHLRFLAKHARDLLHGEPIDPRHPLYAHKDAFYLYDPVGVVALVTSSPLPFAQPLVQAATALVLGNAVVLKPSEHTPMCGLRVGQLCVDSGFPAGLVNVVPASREDTLHLVSHERIDKVFVSGSLEAGQNVMVTAGCAPRPVVLALGGKHPAIVAADADLDRAARGIVWGAFANAGQNCGAVERCYVEEAVAARFIARVLELVDALRIGDPLSKEVEIGPMVSEDRRQHVHAHVEDAVRRGARLLRGGTMPDGPGFFYPPTVVLDPPEDALILNEETCGPALAVVVVPNIERALMLANESEYAMTASGWTSSPENGERIAAGLEAGVVTINDVLYAWGEPAASWSGFKRSGLGQVHGRAGLQEMVRRRFVSFDAEPGLSPLFAFPYDEPADHMARTALAAMHAPTKRKRFFGVLRLVRNARFRERVNWKSFLLGRKRQK
- a CDS encoding ABC transporter ATP-binding protein, with translation MRAPAEIVVEGLVKRFEALVAVDGASFEVEPGEMFGLIGPDGAGKSSTLRAILGLHAIDGGTVRTCGHEPVRERRQLSSKVGYLAQRFSLYGDLSVDENIAFFARVHGVGGWKARRDELLDLLRMTPFRERLADRLSGGMKQKLALACTLIHTPRLLVLDEPTTGVDPVSRRDFWRILAKLRREGMTILVTTPYLDEAERCSRVALMDRGRFLALDSPESLRRGEPGTMLEFVAHPVRRAKEILQQAPGVAGVLLFGERVHATLPGVSPEGSAGELARLESLLRAAQVEVDSARVVVPSLEDVFVARVSAGRKEVG
- a CDS encoding TetR/AcrR family transcriptional regulator produces the protein MNEPAGRTKGERNPEATQNALLDAAAVLFAAHGYDGVSLDDICAAAGVNKAMVSYHFHGKDGLYQEVLRRDLEPVAKSVLALRGEVLPADEKLRRFIRIFGQLHTNRPTLSRMVIREVLSNGRHLDDTLLPKFGVVWGTLFEILTDGVRNGKFRPVDPLLTHQSILGAMIFFFLVAPFRDRILQEGRLPYAGPPPDPDAYVRHLETLILRGLAAEESSHA